Proteins encoded together in one Psychrobacter sp. 28M-43 window:
- the htpX gene encoding protease HtpX: MMRIGLFLLTNLAVIVVFSIVFGILSRFFGIGGVHSAGGLNYISLAVICGIYGMVGSMVSLFISKWMAKRSTGTVVIESPRTATEQWLVDTVAKQARAVNIGMPEVGIFNNSQPNAFATGWNKNKALVAVSSGLLQNMNQDEVEAVLAHEIGHVANGDMVTLALIQGVVNAFVMFFARIVGNFVDRTVFKNTSDRPGVGYFITSIVMDILLGFLASAIVMWFSRLREFRADQMGAKLASREKMISALDALRPSAQRPDQMPESMKAFAISSGQAQGFSIANLFRSHPTLDDRIAALRNYNPSEFK, from the coding sequence ATGATGCGTATTGGATTATTTTTATTAACCAACTTAGCAGTGATTGTGGTATTTAGCATTGTGTTTGGTATTTTATCGAGGTTTTTTGGAATCGGTGGTGTGCACAGCGCAGGTGGTCTTAACTACATTAGCCTTGCTGTTATATGTGGTATCTATGGTATGGTCGGCTCGATGGTGTCGCTATTTATATCGAAGTGGATGGCTAAAAGATCTACTGGTACGGTAGTTATAGAATCGCCACGCACCGCTACTGAGCAATGGTTAGTTGATACAGTCGCCAAACAAGCGCGAGCCGTAAATATCGGTATGCCTGAGGTTGGTATTTTTAATAATTCGCAGCCAAATGCCTTTGCGACTGGCTGGAATAAAAATAAAGCACTGGTGGCAGTATCGTCTGGCCTACTACAAAATATGAATCAAGATGAAGTCGAAGCCGTATTGGCACATGAGATTGGCCATGTGGCGAACGGTGATATGGTAACCCTCGCCCTCATTCAAGGCGTGGTCAACGCGTTTGTGATGTTCTTTGCACGTATTGTTGGTAATTTCGTGGACCGTACTGTGTTTAAAAACACCAGTGATCGCCCAGGTGTTGGGTACTTTATCACCAGTATTGTGATGGATATTCTACTTGGATTTTTGGCGTCTGCCATCGTGATGTGGTTCTCACGCTTACGTGAATTCCGTGCGGATCAAATGGGTGCAAAATTGGCCAGCCGCGAAAAAATGATCAGTGCGCTTGATGCGTTGCGTCCTTCTGCACAGCGACCGGATCAAATGCCTGAGAGTATGAAAGCATTTGCGATCTCATCTGGGCAGGCTCAAGGCTTTAGTATTGCAAACCTATTCCGCTCACACCCCACGCTTGATGACCGTATTGCGGCGTTAAGGAATTATAATCCTAGTGAATTTAAGTAG
- a CDS encoding saccharopine dehydrogenase family protein: MNTNQQAKPNKKDVLIIGAGGVAQVVAHKCAMHNDVLGEIHIASRTKDKCDAIAQSVKEKDSFKQAAVLHTHQVDAMDSQALVQLIQDTGIQIVINVGSAFINMTVLEACIETGTAYIDTAIHEDPRKICETPPWYNNYEWQRKERCADNNVTAILGAGFDPGMVNAYARLGYDMMDAGSVTDIDIIDINAGSHGKYFATNFDPEINFREFTGTVYSWQDSKWQSNKMFEVKRTDDLPVVGVQNSYLSGHDEVHSLSANLDVPNIRFWMGFGEHYINVFTVLQSLGLLSEQPVMTAEGQEVVPLKVVKAVLPDPSSLAPNYTGKTCIGDKVKGKINGVDTEVFIYNVSDHKDAYNEVGSQGISYTAGVPPVAAAILVATGEWDAGKMVNVEELDAKPFINLLNKIGLPTRIKDADGDRALEFDI; the protein is encoded by the coding sequence TTGAACACAAACCAACAAGCTAAGCCCAACAAAAAAGATGTACTGATCATCGGAGCAGGCGGTGTCGCTCAAGTGGTCGCGCATAAATGTGCGATGCACAATGATGTACTTGGTGAGATTCATATTGCCTCACGTACAAAAGACAAATGCGATGCCATCGCCCAAAGTGTAAAAGAAAAAGACAGCTTTAAGCAGGCTGCGGTCTTGCATACGCATCAAGTCGATGCGATGGACAGCCAAGCACTCGTGCAGCTGATACAAGACACTGGAATACAAATAGTCATCAATGTTGGCTCGGCATTTATCAATATGACCGTACTAGAAGCCTGCATTGAGACAGGTACTGCCTACATAGATACGGCTATTCATGAAGATCCACGTAAGATTTGTGAGACACCACCGTGGTACAACAACTATGAATGGCAACGTAAAGAGCGCTGTGCAGACAACAATGTCACTGCCATCTTAGGTGCAGGGTTTGATCCTGGTATGGTCAACGCTTATGCGCGTCTGGGCTATGACATGATGGATGCAGGATCTGTGACGGATATCGATATCATTGATATCAATGCGGGCAGCCATGGCAAATACTTTGCGACCAACTTTGACCCAGAGATTAACTTCCGTGAGTTCACCGGTACGGTTTACTCTTGGCAAGACAGCAAGTGGCAGTCTAATAAAATGTTTGAAGTCAAACGTACGGACGATTTGCCAGTTGTGGGCGTGCAAAACAGCTATCTAAGCGGTCATGATGAAGTGCATTCATTGTCAGCCAATCTAGATGTACCAAACATTCGCTTTTGGATGGGTTTTGGTGAGCATTACATCAATGTCTTCACTGTCCTACAGAGCTTAGGATTGTTGTCTGAGCAGCCAGTGATGACTGCTGAAGGCCAAGAAGTGGTGCCACTAAAAGTCGTTAAAGCGGTACTACCAGACCCAAGCTCGCTTGCACCGAACTATACAGGCAAGACCTGCATTGGTGACAAAGTTAAAGGCAAGATCAATGGTGTTGATACTGAAGTATTTATCTACAATGTCTCAGATCATAAGGATGCTTACAATGAAGTTGGTAGCCAAGGGATTTCGTATACCGCAGGCGTGCCACCTGTTGCTGCTGCGATACTAGTTGCTACTGGCGAATGGGATGCAGGCAAGATGGTCAACGTCGAAGAGCTAGATGCAAAGCCATTTATCAATCTGCTGAATAAAATTGGTCTGCCAACGCGTATTAAAGATGCCGATGGTGATAGAGCGCTTGAGTTTGATATCTAA
- a CDS encoding carboxynorspermidine decarboxylase: MNAKNLENSINATLPPTPYYVLDEAAIVANMKIIARLCELSGAKALLALKCFATWGVFDVMQPYLHGTTSSSLNEVRLGYETFGSNDDASSSDKKETHAYSVAYSADEIAEVLNYADKIIFNSISQLNAFKAQAAAQNIPVGLRLNPKTSNSSFLIADPARPFSRLGEHDKDKIATVLGDITGVMIHNNCENDSFEAFSESLTDIEARFGDILAQLEWVSLGGGIHFIAPDYPLEKLAARLKAFSETYGVQVYLEPGEASIHGAGTLVTTVLDTMHNEKNLAVVDASIEAHMLDLLIYRESAPIAAINHTAVDIAPIGNPAEAAPSGANAESADHTIIYGRSCLAGDIFGEYALPNNLQIGDKIAFGNAAGYTMVKKNWFNGVNMPAIVIRRLDGSIDIQREFDYQDYKASLS; this comes from the coding sequence ATGAATGCAAAAAATCTAGAGAATTCTATCAACGCGACATTGCCACCAACGCCTTACTACGTGCTTGATGAAGCGGCCATCGTTGCCAATATGAAAATCATCGCTAGGCTATGTGAGCTATCTGGTGCAAAAGCATTATTGGCACTAAAATGCTTTGCCACATGGGGCGTGTTTGATGTGATGCAGCCTTATCTGCATGGCACGACTTCGTCTTCACTTAATGAAGTGAGATTGGGCTATGAGACCTTTGGCAGTAACGATGATGCCAGTAGTAGCGATAAAAAAGAAACGCATGCTTATAGCGTCGCCTATAGTGCAGATGAAATAGCTGAAGTGCTGAACTATGCGGATAAAATAATCTTTAATTCAATCTCACAGCTCAACGCTTTTAAAGCGCAAGCTGCCGCACAAAATATACCTGTAGGTCTACGACTCAATCCAAAGACCAGCAACTCATCGTTTTTGATTGCTGATCCTGCACGCCCATTTAGCCGTCTTGGTGAGCACGATAAAGATAAAATCGCAACAGTACTTGGCGATATCACTGGCGTCATGATTCACAATAATTGCGAAAATGACAGCTTTGAAGCCTTTAGTGAAAGCTTGACAGATATCGAAGCTAGATTTGGTGATATCTTAGCGCAGCTTGAATGGGTGAGCTTGGGCGGTGGGATCCACTTTATTGCGCCTGATTATCCATTAGAAAAATTGGCTGCACGTTTGAAAGCGTTTAGCGAAACTTATGGCGTGCAAGTGTATCTTGAGCCAGGTGAGGCAAGTATCCATGGCGCAGGTACGTTGGTAACTACTGTATTGGATACCATGCATAACGAAAAAAACCTAGCAGTCGTTGATGCTTCTATTGAAGCACATATGCTTGATCTATTGATTTATCGTGAGTCCGCACCGATTGCTGCGATTAACCATACAGCTGTCGATATTGCGCCTATCGGCAATCCTGCAGAAGCTGCACCGTCTGGAGCGAATGCTGAGTCGGCAGACCATACCATTATTTACGGTCGTTCTTGCTTGGCAGGGGATATCTTTGGTGAGTATGCATTACCGAATAATTTGCAGATAGGCGATAAGATTGCCTTTGGCAATGCTGCCGGTTATACGATGGTTAAGAAAAACTGGTTCAATGGTGTCAACATGCCAGCGATAGTCATCCGCCGATTGGATGGCAGTATCGATATCCAGCGTGAGTTTGATTATCAAGATTATAAAGCCAGCTTGTCTTAA